CATCATGTACTAATACACACGaaaaataaccaaattcatgaattcaagtTTCATGACCCCGAAACGCCATGATAAACGATGTTTGTCATGGCGAACATGGTCAGTATTGATTAGCAAGCCGTTTTTTATGGATCCACCAAATTTCAGGCCAATCGAAATTCgtaatcaaattaaaaaaaaaaatcatatactaAGAATACACATGAAAAACAACTGAACTCATGAATTCGGGCTTCATCACCCAGAAACGCCAAATAAACTACGTTTGTCATGAAGAACATGATCACTATTGCTCATTAGACCCACCAATTTCCTATGGACCCACCAAAATTCAGGCCAATTGGAGTCCGTCAACCAAATTCAGGAAAATCCATGTACTAACACTACACATAAAAAACAACCAAATTCATTATTTCGGGTTTCATGACCCCGAAATGTCAAAATAAATGATGTTTGTCAAGACGAACATGGTCAGTATTGCTCATCAGGACATTTTCGATGGGTCCACCAAAATTCAGGCCAATCGGAATCACAATATATTTTATTTACTCCGttcttgatgtattattatacaTATTAAATGAAATTTTagtaagaaaaataaaattacatCACCAAAAACTCTTAAACAGTGCAAAACTTGAATAAACTCTAAAACTAATTGTAAATAATTAAATGGATTAAAAcattaattttaatttatttggatTTGAAAGCTAAAAGAATTCTTAACACATTCTTTATACTTGGGTATTAGAAAAGTTGGCATATCTAATAAGGTATTTTATGACATACCATTTCAGAGAAAagacataaatggtcccttaactatgagagtaggttcaaaatagttccttaactatgcacttaacggttttggtcctttaagtttgtcataagttaacaaaaatggtccctcaactatgagggttggttaaaaatagtcccttaagtatgcacttaacagttttggtcttttaagttagccaaatgttaacacttttagtctccgacaaaatattcatcgaactctgtttgttagatttgacgagaactatgaaaaaattagcgagaactcacatttgggtgtacacattactaaagaaaatgccaaatacctcaggataaaaccgacggacatcagtcggttataggaaaaaacagaggaaaaacctacagacttgataatgtcagaaaatagtgtctcggaacacaaGGACCGACGGACTCTGTCGATTAAAACCGAGGTAGTCTatcagctaagtaaaatacaccagaccttagaaataaattagaaatagcagaaactacaaaaattatcactactaaaaacaagcgaaaaaaacgatggacggaaaccgatggataaaatcgagggacactattttttatttttttttagcttttattattttttacaaaaaCCAACGAACGTCCGTCGATTATTTTCAAGGAAAATGCgcagaaactatttttttttttttaaagaatcacTATGatggaagattttttttttttcgggttttcagtaaaaatgagtctagtgtattttacttagccgatggagtctgtcggtctttgtgttccgagacactattttctgacattatcaagtctgtaggtttttcctctgtttttttctataaccgactgatgtccgtcggttttatcctgaggtatttggccttttctttagtaatgcgtacacccaaatgtgagttctcgctaattttttcataattctcgtcaaatctaacaaacagagttcgatgaatattttgtcgaagACTAAACGTGTTAACATTTGgggcgaacttaaaggaccaaaattgttaagtgcatacttaagggactatttttaaccaaacctcatagttgagggaccatttttgttaacttatgacaaacttaaaggatcaaaactgttaagtgcatagttaaaggACTATTTTGAACATACTCTTAGTTAAGGGATctcatttatgtccttttctcgaCCATTTCACAAGTTATGTAAAAAACTAGGTATTTATTTTAAACTAAAAGCTAAAAACTCCTAATAAGACGATGGGTTGTTAAGTTTTTTCAGGAAAATTGATTCCTTGAAGCAAACGGTCAATTTTGAGATGAAGAAAACTGTTGGGATCATCACCATGGCTAGACCCTTGTCAACAATCTTCAAATCAACGAAACCCCGTATTCTGAATCCACCAAAACCCACAAATTTTGAATCCTTGAAGCCTACAAATCTCAAAGTTTGCTCTTCTTCAAATCCAATAATAGCAAGTTCCAGCAAATCAAGAAATTCACAGCTGTCCTCTTCAGAATCTTCCCCAAATGACTCTGAATTCAATAATTCAAGAAAATGCAATAAAAAGAGGTGTTTGTCTTTGTGGTGTGTATACCTCATTCTATCCACAAATGCACCTATTAAGACATATGTTGGTGTCACTACCAATTTCACTCGCCGGTTAGTACCATCTTTCTCTTCTTTATTCTAGGAAAAAAGAAGCTTCTGTtcatggctttaatcaatgtgtTATTCATGTACAGCTTGTGTGTTTGATGGTTCTACCTATTAGCTTGTGTTAGACCATACTTAtatgtggaaaataaccttagaatttaaataaaaaaggtAAACTTTGATAAGATTTCAAAACAAGAAGCTTTTGTCCAGCCTGTATGTTTGGTGGCTCTCTATTAGCTTGTGTTAGAGGATACTTATATGTAGAAAATAGCCTAAGAatttcaaaaaggaaaaaaaaaaaaaaaaaaaacaaaggtcaACTTTGAAATTTGATAATGGTTTTTACCCCTATTAGCTTGTGTATGGAGCATATAGGCTAAGAATTTCAAAAAGGGTAAAACTTTGATAACATTTCTGAAATAGAGTCATGCTGCTAATCTCTCTGTTCAAAACTGGATAATTGTGCTCAATCTCAGCTTCTCCATTGTGAAGGTGTAATTCCTTTTTATTTAGGCCTTTATCCTATGCTTTATTGGTGGTTTGTAGCTTCTATCTTTCCTCACTTCTTCTAGTTTTAGATTCTTTTGGGAACTCTTTCATCCTTATTATTCTTCCTCTGAGAATAACAATAATGTATTTTAATGGTTCTTTCAGTAGATCATTAACACACCATGATAGAAATGTTTTCATCTTCCATAAAATTGTGCATTCTCAACTtcatttaaaacttttttttttctcttgaagcTTTTATTTAGTACTTCTATCCATAGTTGGATTGGTTTCAGCGAATGCCTTTAAAATGAACGAGTACATTCTACTATCACATATGGCAATCTTTATCCTGCTGCTTGTTTTTATATTCACCCAATTGGTCTCCCACATTTTAGGGCATTAATGAATATTTTTAGGACTTGttgaaaaaattaatttgatGGTAAATTGGTTGTTGGCCTTCCATTGAGTGTGTAGTGACTCATCGACTGTGATTCTCTATGGAACTTCTGTTTCGGGTTTCTGTGTTCTCCAAGTAATGTAAATTTGATTGACATTTCAGTTAGATAAAATCTGCATCAATATATAATCATTTGTTCATTTAACTTTTttcttttaacaaaaaaaaaaaaatctaagctGATTTCTAATTGGTGATTTCTCTGATAGACTGAAACAACATAATGGTGAACTAAAAGGGGGTGCAAAGGCATCTCGTTCGGGAAGACCATGGATTTGTGCCTGCCTTATTAGAGGATTTAAGGACAGAAGTGAAGGTACAGTATTTATACACTATTGTATCTGAGATGCTTCTTTCTTTCATCAGAAATACAAAATTGGCTCCAAGTCCATAACTCCTATTATACTAGTGCACTTTCTAATTTGATTATACTTTTGCTGTATAGATGTTTCCGTTTGGTTTTCCTGATATTCTTTTAGTTGCGTAAAATCATGGTCTACATTTTGAGCTTACCCAGGCCATCAGAGATCATTTGCAATTTTTATGGCTTTGTGCATTCTCTGTAAGCATGTACCCACTTGAAAGATGGTGGCACAGATTCTCTTACTCTTATGATTTTGTACTTGAACCAACAAGCCATTTTACTCTAAGCTCTTTAGTACTGGTCGATTCTGATTCTATAGTTTTTTATACGAGTACAAAGTTGATATGTATACAGTGACAGTTGGTAGAGCTTTAGTGTAGTCATGGTGCTAATGGAAGCAGACTTGATAAAATGTCGATTTGGTTTTGACGAGTAAACTTCAGACTAAACCAAAGACTGAACAGCCAACAGCCAACAGCCAGCCACTTCTATTCTCTTGATTGTTTGACCAAGCTCATTCTTTTCATCAGCAATTCAAGAAATATTCCAAATTGCTAATTAAGATAGAAGTGGGTCTTGACATGAATATCATTATGAAGAGAGTGATAGCTGATGTGTCTGTTTCTTCAAAGTTAGTATTCTAGTTGTTACCAGGGTCTAGTTAGGAGTAAACGGTGAAAGTATTGGCTAGTGTGGATAATAAGAGGATAGTCATAGCTTTTCCCTGGACTGGCCTAAAATGTTTGTAAGCATAGAACCACACAGATCTATTTGTTGTTAGCAATTTCCCAGTAAATTGGTTATGTTTGCAAGGGCTCAACACTTCCTACAGTCGTTTTGCATTTGCAGTTCTTCTCTATgctgctcggactctccaaaaatgttgcctCACCCGtctcggatcctccaaaaatgcacgaCTTTTGGAGGATTCTTCTATATGTATGATCAAAAAAACAGCCTTATTTCCTTTTTCCTTTATCTTAAAGATGACCACTCATACTCggccactaatgcttgcattagggtaggctgtctacatcacaacccttggggtgcggcccttccccggacaCTGCTAACGCGGGATGCTTTATGCACCGGGCTGCCTTTCTTTTTTTGTGCCACTCAATTTTTCTATAAAGAGTTGTTGCATCTTTTAGACTCTCTCTGCTTCCTTGTTTTTATAAGAAATAGAAGCATATCACAAGTTACCCACTGGTAAGTGCACGAGGTGACATGCGAATGCCTAAATCTACTGCTAAATGCTTGTGTTTTGTTTATTCTCTGAAACATCATTTAGGTAGCTGAATATTTTAGATAAAAGCAGTGGTCTGTTTGTTGCTATGGCGTAGTACTTGGTGTACTTTAACAAAATACTTACACAAGTGGAGCTCTAACTGTTAGTGGAACATTAATCAAACTGAACATCTCGCCCCTCTTTGTCTGTTGCAAGATTCCGTGACTTTCTCGTCTTCCTTTGTGCTGCCAAAGTAATGAATCCGCTTTATGGTTAGATTGAAATAATTCAGACTAATActgaaaaaaatgtttttaattGGTAGTAATCAAGCCTGGTTATCCGGCTTACAAGTTACAAAACAATTTTGATAAGGTGTCGACGTGTCCTGCAACCTATACTTGAAACACCATTTTGAACCTAAATGAGACTCTAAATCCATCGTAGCTCTGCAGAATAGATGTATTCCGGTTGCTTGTTGACTCTTAAATGTCCCAAGCCGTTATTTTGTAATTGTCTTGATTATAAGTGTGGCATCATCATTTCTGATAAGCAAAACCTTGTTTGATGTGCCTTTACCGATGCCTGTCATTGCCCTGATCAAACCAA
The sequence above is a segment of the Lycium barbarum isolate Lr01 chromosome 6, ASM1917538v2, whole genome shotgun sequence genome. Coding sequences within it:
- the LOC132644818 gene encoding structure-specific endonuclease subunit SLX1 isoform X2, with protein sequence MKKTVGIITMARPLSTIFKSTKPRILNPPKPTNFESLKPTNLKVCSSSNPIIASSSKSRNSQLSSSESSPNDSEFNNSRKCNKKRCLSLWCVYLILSTNAPIKTYVGVTTNFTRRLKQHNGELKGGAKASRSGRPWICACLIRGFKDRSEDRISC
- the LOC132644818 gene encoding uncharacterized protein LOC132644818 isoform X1, whose product is MKKTVGIITMARPLSTIFKSTKPRILNPPKPTNFESLKPTNLKVCSSSNPIIASSSKSRNSQLSSSESSPNDSEFNNSRKCNKKRCLSLWCVYLILSTNAPIKTYVGVTTNFTRRLKQHNGELKGGAKASRSGRPWICACLIRGFKDRSEACAFESKWKQVSRKLPRKRKITEEQRPEDNGSFALLQHRHAALDRVRSLIDCTNLNIDWHSNFIY